The following proteins are encoded in a genomic region of Phragmites australis chromosome 9, lpPhrAust1.1, whole genome shotgun sequence:
- the LOC133929646 gene encoding uncharacterized protein LOC133929646 gives MGGEPVAVSAVLPEALGKSEERALILGWYVQTFQSVGSAPNLHNYRIELNTDIALDQRRYNAPTASQVTAIWMEGNDPQKCFNRSVIVYGKADRPRYIRAYHGCYDPLAYPLFFPGGEIGWQRKMLYEGPNPVDCLDNYDDNDDDNRDEEDGGSESNKHWVVDIYIKIESMRLDWYSKPENQALIRADLQGIIDTIAAGEARASEVGLRIVLPRTFPGGDRDVQARFLDAKVLVTRFGKPDYFVTMTCNPYWEEITRQLFPGQTPQDRPELVARVYRTKLRDIQDFLIKKSHLGEVASYAHVTEFQKRGLPHEHFLLIMAPNSKLSSPDDYDKVISAEIPDPNKYPVLHALVIKHMLHGPCGALNKNCPCMIDGQCRFRYPRQFCSATQQGKDSYPIYRRREDGRRVVIRGAVLDNRWVVPYNPTLLMRYNYHINVEVCSSIKAVKYLYKYVYKGHDRASFSVDPQDQNGAVINEIRQYRDARFITPPEAVYRIFSFPLYAVSPSVLQLQLHLPNMQLVSYKATDNLNDVANREKSKRSMLTEYFKMNLVDSTARKLLYKEFPEHFR, from the exons ATGGGTGGAGAACCCGTCGCTGTCTCGGCTGTGCTACCGGAGGCTCTAGGGAAGTCGGAGGAGAGAGCACTCATCTTGGGGTGGTATGTGCAGACCTTTCAGAGTGTTGGTTCTGCTCCAAACCTCCATAATTATAGGATTGAGTTGAACACGGATATTGCATTGGACCAGCGAAGGTACAATGCCCCCACAGCTTCACAAGTCACTGCTATCTGGATGGAAGGGAATGATCCACAAAAATGTTTCAATAGAAGTGTTATAGTGTATGGAAAAGCCGACCGACCTCGGTATATCCGGGCATACCATGGGTGCTACGATCCGTTGGCCTATCCTTTGTTTTTCCCTGGTGGTGAAATAGGATGGCAACGTAAGATGCTTTATGAAGGTCCTAACCCAGTAGATTGCCTAGACAATTAcgatgacaatgatgatgacaacCGTGACGAGGAAG ATGGTGGTAGTGAGTCCAACAAACAT TGGGTTGTTGACATATACATAAAGATAGAGTCTATGAGGCTCGATTGGTATTCGAAACCAGAGAATCAAGCTCTCATACGTGCAGACTT ACAGGGCATTATAGATACAATTGCTGCTGGTGAAGCTCGTGCTTCTGAGGTTGGTCTAAGAATTGTGCTCCCACGGACTTTCCCTGGAGGAGATCGAGACGTGCAAGCACGATTCCTTGACGCAAAGGTTTTAGTGACCCGGTTTGGGAAGCCTGATTACTTTGTCACAATGACATGTAATCCATATTGGGAGGAGATAACAAGGCAACTATTTCCGGGACAGACACCACAAGATAGACCAGAATTGGTTGCGAGAGTTTACCGGACTAAGCTGCGTGATATACAAGATTTTTTGATCAAGAAGAGTCACTTGGGTGAGGTCGCATCATATGCACATGTTACGGAGTTTCAGAAGAGGGGTTTGCCACATGAGCACTTCTTATTGATTATGGCCCCTAACAGTAAGTTAAGTAGTCCTGATGATTACGACAAGGTGATTTCAGCAGAGATTCCTGACCCAAACAAGTACCCTGTATTGCATGCTCTGGTTATCAAGCACATGCTACATGGACCATGTGGTGCTCTCAACAAAAACTGCCCCTGCATGATAGACGGACAATGCCGTTTCCGTTATCCTCGACAGTTCTGTTCAGCCACACAGCAAGGAAAAGACTCTTATCCTATATATAGGAGAAGAGAAGATGGACGTCGAGTGGTGATCAGGGGTGCCGTATTGGATAATAGATGGGTGGTTCCGTACAACCCCACATTGCTTATGCGGTATAACTACCATATTAATGTCGAAGTTTGTTCAAGCATTAAGGCAGTTAAGTACCTATACAAATATGTCTATAAAGGCCATGATCGTGCATCCTTCTCAGTCGATCCACAAGATCAAAATGGTGCAGTAATCAACGAGATCCGACAATACAGGGACGCAAGGTTCATAACTCCCCCCGAGGCCGTGTATCGGATATTTAGTTTCCCTTTGTACGCCGTATCTCCTTCTGTTTTACAACTCCAACTACACCTGCCAAACATGCAACTTGTGTCATACAAAGCTACTGATAACCTGAATGATGTTGCCAACCGGGAGAAATCTAAGAGGTCGATGCTTACTGAGTATTTCAAGATGAATCTAGTGGATAGCACAGCACGTAAATTGTTATACAAAGAGTTCCCGGAGCACTTCCGATAG
- the LOC133929645 gene encoding uncharacterized protein LOC133929645, with protein MDEEHLNLINTLNTEQRSGFDEIMDHVINFKSQVFFVNGPGGTGKTYLYKALLAKVRSMGLIAIATATSGIAASIMPGGRTAHSRFKIPIKLSDNNMCNFTKQSGTAELLRRSHLIIWDEVAMTKRQAVETLDRSLQDIMGCSQLFGGKVMVFGGDFRQVLPVVTRGTRAQITDATLQRSYIWEKIHLQNNSTSADYMSAHAILSTKNEHVDELNAIMINRFPGKETVYYSFDSVDDDSRNNYPIDFLNSMTPNGLPPHLLKLKSNCPVILLRNLDPHNGLCNGTRLMVRDYQRNTIDAEIVGGQHAEKRVFIPRIPLSPSEDISLPFRFKRKQFPIRLSFAMIINKAQGQTIPNVGIYLPEPVFSHRQLYVALSRGVS; from the exons ATGGACGAAGAACACCTGAATCTTATTAATACATTGAACACAGAGCAGCGGTCAGGGTTTGATGAAATAATGGATCACGTTATCAACTTTAAGAGCCAGGTATTCTTTGTTAACGGTCCAGGTGGCACGGGAAAGACATATTTGTACAAGGCATTGCTTGCAAAGGTTCGTTCGATGGGTCTGATAGCCATTGCAACTGCAACATCTGGTATTGCAGCGTCCATCATGCCTGGTGGTCGCACCGCCCACTCCAGGTTCAAGATCCCCATAAAGCTTTCTGACAACAACATGTGTAATTTCACCAAGCAGAGCGGTACTGCTGAGTTGCTTCGCAGGTCACACTTGATAATCTGGGATGAAGTTGCCATGACCAAACGTCAAGCTGTTGAAACACTTGATAGGTCTCTCCAGGATATAATGGGATGCTCGCAGCTCTTTGGCGGAAAGGTCATGGTATTTGGAGGAGACTTTAGGCAGGTCCTTCCAGTGGTGACACGTGGTACGAGGGCACAGATCACTGATGCTACACTACAAAGGTCTTATATATGGGAGAAGATAC ATCTCCAGAACAATTCTACGTCAGCGGACTACATGAGCGCACATGCTATCCTCTCAACTAAGAATGAGCATGTAGATGAGCTTAATGCAATAATGATCAATAGGTTTCCAGGCAAGGAGACGGTATACTACAGCTTTGATTCCGTCGATGATGACTCACGAAACAACTATCCGATTGACTTTCTGAACTCAATGACACCAAATGGATTGCCGCCACATTTGCTTAAACTCAAAAGCAATTGTCCAGTTATTTTGCTTCGGAATCTTGATCCTCACAACGGTCTATGCAACGGAACAAGGCTAATGGTTAGAGACTACCAACGTAATACCATTGATGCAGAGATTGTTGGCGGCCAACATGCTGAAAAGAGAGTGTTCATTCCTAGGATCCCTTTGTCCCCCTCAGAGGACATTTCACTTCCTTTCAGATTCAAGAGGAAACAATTTCCAATCCGCCTTAGCTTTGCAATGATTATAAACAAAGCTCAAGGACAAACCATTCCTAATGTTGGTATTTATCTACCTGAGCCTGTGTTTTCTCATAGACAACTGTATGTTGCATTATCGAGGGGTGTATCATAG